One Ostrea edulis chromosome 2, xbOstEdul1.1, whole genome shotgun sequence genomic region harbors:
- the LOC125681621 gene encoding probable serine/threonine-protein kinase DDB_G0272092: MRTIILFHCILSAFTISPNDWQHPHYRCLENDCIELTGLHFASTIKLDGDSGCDDTHYTAQTQPAIIPYKCLNNKTEGYSSVNIIVYDPIFDGTKRDVPESTTTTETATAMYRGGHGAHKFTIMCKDIPNDEVTQNIEHVFDYADSGDPDTEANDIEMRFKDDNSMEAQDINNIYIGTQFYMYIKYIGTQQYWVVPEKCEAFEGMTVPGDPNVGSSNSEELWNSTQYGCVKNHSLIDSFERVNATLIYAKMYGFRFPHDDYITIGCDVRLYSQERKSVCTNRITTTAAIPTPATNTTTTPITTTTNPTTTPITATNTTTITTPATTTAPTTTTTPTTTTTTPTTTTTTTTPTTPITTTTNTTTITTPATTTAPTTTTTPTTPAPARAPTITAATTSAPSTTTISNPATASTSAAGRKRRLLQSKYRRHKRNNGNANRQTRFVFKKIRVLDIKSGNKGHQHNNCGLSVWIIALISFTLC, translated from the exons ATGAGGactattattttatttcactgCATCCTATCT GCATTCACAATCTCCCCGAACGACTGGCAGCATCCACATTACC GGTGTTTAGAGAATGATTGTATAGAACTGACCGGACTTCACTTTGCAAGCACCATAAAACTGGATGGAGATAGCGGATGTGACGACACGCACTATACAGCACAAACACAACCCGCTATAATTCCTTATAAGTGTTTGAATAATAAAACCGAG GGCTATTCTTCTGTAAATATCATCGTTTACGATCCAATCTTCGATGGAACGAAAAGAGATGTACCAGAAAGCACAACAACAACCGAAACAGCAACTGCAATGTACAGAGGAGGTCATGGTGCTCACAAATTTACCATCATGTGTAAGGACATTCCAAACGACGAAGTCACTCAGAATATTGAACATGTGTTCGACTACGC GGATTCTGGCGATCCCGACACAGAGGCCAATGATATAGAGATGCGATTTAAGGACGATAATAGCATGGAGGCTCAAGACATCAACAATATCTACATAGGaacacaattttacatgtatatcaaatacatTGGAA CACAACAGTATTGGGTGGTTCCGGAAAAATGTGAGGCATTCGAAGGAATGACTGTCCCTGGAGACCCAAATGTAGGATCTAGTAACTCCGAAGAGTTGTGGAATTCTACACA ATATGGATGTGTGAAAAATCATTCACTTATTGATTCTTTTGAAAGAGTGAATGCAACCCTAATATATGCAAAGATGTATGGTTTTCGATTCCCTCACGATGATTACATAACGATTGGATGTGATGTTCGACTGTATTCTCAAGAGAGGAAG AGTGTATGCACGAATCGCATAACTACAACTGCTGCAATTCCAACTCCAGCTACAAACACAACCACAACTCCAATAACAACTACAACCAACCCAACCACAACTCCAATAACTGCAACCAACACAACCACAATAACAACTCCAGCTACAACCACAGCTCCAACTACAACCACCACACCTACAACTACAACCACCACACCTACAACTACAACTACAACCACCACACCTACAACTCCAATAACAACTACAACCAACACAACCACAATAACAACTCCAGCTACAACCACAGCTCCAACTACAACCACCACACCTACAACTCCAGCTCCAGCTCGAGCACCAACTATAACTGCAGCCACAACTTCAGCTCCATCTACAACTACAATATCAAATCCAGCTACTGCTTCAACTTCAGCTGCGGGAAGAAAACGTCGATTACTGCAATCAAAATATAGACGTCACAAAAGGAACAATGGAAATGCAAACCGACAGACtcgttttgtttttaaaaagattcgAGTGCTTGACATAAAATCAGGAAATAAAGGCCACCAACATAACAACT GTGGACTTTCTGTTTGGATTATTGCACTGATCTCATTTACTTTGTGTTGA